A window from Sphingopyxis alaskensis RB2256 encodes these proteins:
- a CDS encoding TMEM165/GDT1 family protein, with protein MEALFTSTAVVALAEIGDKTQLLAILLAARFGRPLPIILGILVATLANHALAALLGAQAAALLDSPLFRYAIGASFIAMAAWTLVPDTFDDDDDPKPRFGAFLTTLIAFFLVEMGDKTQVATIALGAQYQAVVAVTAGTTLGMMIANVPAVFLGNELLKRVDLARVRRIAAALFLVIGIWVLAQTAGWLR; from the coding sequence ATGGAAGCCCTGTTCACCTCGACCGCGGTCGTCGCGCTCGCCGAAATCGGCGACAAGACGCAGTTGCTCGCGATCCTGCTCGCGGCGCGCTTTGGACGCCCGCTGCCGATCATCCTTGGCATATTGGTCGCAACGCTTGCGAACCACGCCCTCGCGGCGCTGCTCGGCGCGCAGGCGGCCGCCCTGCTCGACAGCCCGCTCTTTCGCTATGCCATCGGAGCGTCGTTCATCGCGATGGCGGCATGGACGCTGGTGCCCGATACATTCGACGATGACGATGACCCGAAACCGCGCTTCGGCGCCTTTCTGACGACGCTCATCGCCTTCTTCCTCGTCGAAATGGGGGACAAGACGCAGGTGGCGACGATCGCGCTCGGTGCGCAATATCAGGCGGTCGTCGCGGTCACCGCGGGCACGACGCTCGGCATGATGATCGCCAATGTGCCTGCGGTCTTCCTTGGCAACGAACTGCTGAAGCGGGTCGACCTTGCCAGGGTGCGCCGGATCGCCGCCGCGCTGTTTCTTGTGATCGGGATCTGGGTGCTCGCCCAGACGGCGGGGTGGCTGCGGTAG